CGAGGCGGTAATTCATGCAGTGATTACTTACCGGGTTGAGCATTGTCTACAACCgagaaatagttttttttttttttttgttagatATCGCAGCGACAATGACGAGTTATCGAGGATTCGGAACATCAACCGAGCTTTGATATATTGGAGTGGGCTGATGGAAGAGTccagacaaagaaaaaaaacacccaaCTTTAATGCGAGAAGTTGAAGTGGTCGTATGAAAGTAGGAGCTTTCATAAATTCGTTTTCCAGAATTTCTTCACTTGAACATCGGAGGCTGAaggcaaaataaatttttcttcttcttcacaaCATGTGATAATTCCCAGAGCATTCCTCCGATTTATCGTGTTTAAACATTGAAGATAACGTTCAGATATTACAGGGTTGAAACTATACCTTCAATCTTTCAAATAAAGTACATGCGCACTGGAATCCCAAGAGAATTGTTAACTTACACATTACAACATTGTTGAAATTCAAACAACTCTGTTTTATAACAAAGTAGAATATGCTACTCCACCAAGTCACACGTGTAATAGATGAGTTTCCAAGAAGTGAGCTAATGAAACTTTAACCGGCAAAACTTGCgcgaagaaaaataacgaaaaaaaaaaaaaaattatctctcaAAGAGGAATGggataaatatgaaataacCCTTTTCGTCGTATACAGCAAACGTGCCATCAACCGTGGAGGTTATAGCTTACGTTTTAATAACTTCAAGTTCCCCGCTTGATATGtcctcctctctctttctctccgcaCCTGTCCACAGAGACGCTTCTTAATCCCCACGGAGAGGGCCAAGAGTGCGTAGCATAACAGTTATCCCTACCGTGAGAGGCGGATTTGCAaggtttattatatttttaattagcaACGGCATCAGCAACAGCAGCGGTAGCAACGGGATGGGATTCGGAGGGTACCGACGATGCCCTCAGCCAGCCAAGAGGAATGGGTTGAGAGCAGGCAAGAGCGTGTCTTTGCCGAGAGGAACTAACAAAAGATTTATACGTGGACCAGAGCGAAGCAGCAGCACGATGCCACCGAGTGAACTTTCTCTCTCAAATATTGCGGGTCTCCTGGGTTAATTCTGTTTCTACTCTATAGCCGAGCACCTCGCGAGAGATTATCAACCCTTAATTAACTTGGAGTAGACTCGAGAGGACAGCGTCGATTTTCTGAATGAAAGGAGCTCGGAGGGCGAAACTGCACGTTGCCGCTACTTTTACCACCGAGAAATTGGAGGTTTGATAACTTAGTTTTTCAGTAATTCCTCTTAACGCTTACGACTGACTGTGCACGGGTATTAATTATAACCAGTAATGCGGGCATGAGCGATGGAGGTCTTTCAGCGGGCGAAGGTATAAACCTACCCAAGGAAATATATTGCAGCGATCGTTTGAAACTCGACAACACGCATCGATCATACGAAGGCAAATCGAGATACTTTGCTACACGAAAATAGACTCTAATTCGAGTGAGTTTACCCCCTTCCGGCAAGCAAGGGTTGGTTATTATTACGAATGCCATGAGAGAGCCAGAGCCATGAAATTAAGTGCTATTTTTAGACCTGAAATTACACGATATTCGAGATATACGTGTTCTGAATCCCTTATGTACCTAATAATTCGAAGTACTCGGCAAACTTGCTCCATAACACTggatttcttcatttcatgAAGATACTCCATAAATACACAGACTTAGAGATCGCAAttcttgattccagcacttcgttattttcaatcattggAATCCACCGCGGCCCCggtgtgaatatttttgagtAGGTACGAAAAGGCTAGTTATTCGGCTGTGAAATGTTCAGAAAACAAGGATTCTTGCAACTCAGATTTCATGGCAAACCagtaaaaagaaatagaaaatggaATCGAATAGTTTCATCATCGCGCGATGTATTCGCGACGAATGTAAAGATTCCCGCGTACTCATCACGCGAAGTCTTGGCAAGCTGCAAACGTGAACTTCCGTTACATCAtgcataaataaaatgaagaaaggtAAAATAAGATGAAAAAGTTGCGATCGAAGTACAGCTCCATGCTCGTTCCAACGTATTTGCATCCCGAGCGACTGTTTCATGCCAGATTTCCcttttactttcttttatttttcttgtcagTAGTCTCGGGGTAAAGTGATAAGAAAAAGGAccagaatgaaaataaagataaatataaaaggAATAGCCGCACATAGAAGTAACAGAGGGGTTGAGCGAAGGggggaaaataaaacgaatttgCACCGGTAGTTCCCTTGGGTGATTGCGcagatatttttcttcttttctttttcttcggaCAATAAttagaaatggaaaaaaaaagaaacagggACCATCGCAAAGGGGAgcatgaataaaaatcgcgAGCATTGAGCGTTTGCGTTGAAGAATCTTTTGtacttacattttttcacaggGATCGTTGATAAGTTGGAATAATCAGGGGTGCAGGATTATTCGaggatggaaaaaatgttgtagAATTATTAATCTGATatataaattgattaattaatcttCACTGTCGTCGGCATGATTTTACCGGATAGTAATTTCATGCTTTTCACTATCGCAAAACATCCACTGCTCCCAGTGGATACGTCTCGACGTGTTCAGTGGGGGCGTTAATTTTGTCTGTCTCGGTAATTTCGTAGCCCTTATTATGATCGGCCACCGTGAGATAATGTGACGATAATAACAACTCCGGCATGGTGGCAGGTACGACAATGCAACCCACCATTATCCGCTTTCATGCTTTTTCCCATCACCGTTGAGTATCCTCGTAATATGACGATAAGAAAGGGAATTCAACGTTCCAGCGTCTCTCGCCCATGAACGCTCCGATTTGTTGCGTGAGATTACAGGACCGGTTGTAGGGTGGGTTTATAATTTGAAGTTAGCCTGCATCAGGTACCGAATATAGTCCGGTCAAACAATGACGCGAGGTGTTATTCATTCGgtacaatttttgtacatcTCTAAACAAGGCAGAAGCTAAAGTTGAAAAGCAAAGAATATCATCTCTTGACCATAGGATCGAGGATTCAAAAAATCTACAATAACATTTCTGGTCGCCCTGAGAAGGATATTAAGACTGCTATAATTCGGTCGCACGATTTACCAGCgttctcgaaattttttactccccTGACCGTGAAAAATCGCACAAGTTGACTCGGTTTCCTTTTGTTTCGACCCTCGCACCTTGTACTTGTAGGGAAGacttttcttcaaaaatgtataatgAGGCTTCTTAAGCGAACAATGTAAACGACGTacttacgtacgtatatacaatacACGTAGTCAGATTTTCCTCAAGTTGGATAGCGAACATTAATCACGAGGATACTTTATATgcgagaatatttttcaccgatcaatatataaatttaatcgCGAAACGGTGATGAATAAATGCAGTAACAACTGCTAATACGAGAACTAAAATTCAGACTCTGTATCAATGGATTATAAAAACGCACGACTGTTTATCCGGCTCCTGCATAGGTTCACGAAACTTTTAATCACTGCCAAGACCTCGAGGTTCGATTATGCGTAAATTACGTTGCACGATTGTCAAATACTTTCTACCATAAATGGCCGATAGCCAAGGTTTCTTGCCCAAGATTGTCGACGAGGAGCACTTGGGACGGTACGTGTAACCTTCCCCGAGACACGCCTGAGCCATAAGCTGACACTAACAATGGAACACACCGTACATACCCAGTCACCCACTCCCATTGGAGTCGGGGACATCAATTCATTGCCAATCAAGCCACGtagagaaaattataaacggATTGGTATATAAAGCCTGCCGCGGAAAACCCGGAGCATCATTCAGTGGTGAGTTTCTCAGTTCATTCACAACCCCGCAttcgattatttcgtacaaaaataaaaaccaccATGAAGAGCTTCGcggtacgtataatataaatattccaCTTTGCATGAAAACTCCAATCTTCGTGGCATCTATGTACATACTTGTCTGGTTttatggaaaaagaaaattctgtAACAGTGAATCTCGATCTGTTCTTCGAGGAGAATATAAACGgcagagagaaaagagagaagcaGAGTTGTGATACATATAAGCTTTGTTTTTGATTCGGAGTTGACGGTGATTTGGGAATCGAGAATCGGAGCCGATCCTTAATTCTAATCAGTGTCAACGGTTTTCGCAGGTTTTCCTTATCGTCGGCGTCGCGATGTCCGTCGCCAATCCGGTTGACGTCGAGTCTATCGAGCCCGTAAAGACGACTAAGGTTGAAGATGCCGTGGAGCCGGTAGATCCGAGCGTCAGAGACAAACGCACCCTCCTCGTTGGCGCTGCTCCCTACGTGGCCCCGGTTGCTTATTCGGCCTACGCAGCGCCCGTGGCTTACACCACCTATTCATCCCCCTACACGAGCTACCCCGTCGCCTATTCAGCCTACAGTGCCTATCCGTATTACGCTTCGTCCTACTACGTCGTGTAGAGACTTTGGGATGCAGCGCGATGTCTGGTGGTAGGGTAAATGCAtgtaacgaaaattttaaGAGTATGTAGttgaggggggaaaaaaaaatcttaaaaatatcACGAAAAATACGAACTATGTAACATTCTTAACTTATCGCTGCAGTAACTGATCTGTGCAATGTCGATATATTGTTATGAGACATGTATACGTTATGTGACAATgcgaaataaatgtatttattaacAGAAATTCACATTATTTGAACCGAGACTGTTGGATGGGGAAATATTAACTGTGCCttacatttattttgtaaCTTTATTCCATGTGCGCAGATATCGTAGAAATTTATGCTCGATCCGATCGAGTTTAAACCTTCTgatttatatgtacatataggTTGAACATAAAAActtttcgatcatttttcagcaaaacCGGTTTACCCGAgacgtaataatttttcttcttaaattTTATGCTATGAAATAGTTTGGATCGTACATATCTTTGTaaagtattatatattttgaaacgtAATTTTATTCAGATCCTTGTTCGATGACAAAAAGAGAGaattaaaaatcgcgaaagtttggattctgaagaaaaaaaaaaaactaaatataattttacactTGGGCAGAAATTTTCACCCCTTTCAGCCTCCAGGTGAAGTACATCAACTGTTTTAGTCACAACCTGAACATGAATAAGAAGAGATATTTCCAAATGCATGTGAATATTAGACTAATATAATTACCGCATTAATCGCACATTTATTATAAAGTAAATGTGAAACCCAGTTGACATTGTAAATGTTTTTTAATACCTATCTATAGATTGATAAGAATTGTCAAGGGTTTATAAAAGGTGGACAAATTTAGGATATGTTGCGGATAAGGCAAAGTCGATTTGGGAATACAAAGTGAACTTCTTTCGGATTTTGCAAGTTCAGGAATTTCGTAAGAACAAGCGTAATGCGAGGAATGTAAACGGGTTTAAGAGAAAAGGGTTTCTTCGCTCCCGATTCCGCctgaaaaataacaagaacAGTTTCGACTCAACGGAGAgttattcgtgaaaaaaaaataaagtaaaagtacaaaatgagataggaagtaaaaaataaaaacatgtaaCCAGGTACGCGATATGACTTCAAGGGATTCTGTATCAACCAAAGTGCGGTACGTTGTATTTCACGGTCTAATTACCCGCACTGAAGTATgcaataaattgtacaaacgTGCTTAGTAATTACAGTAACTGTGTGTGTGATTAAATTGGACAAACAAAAGTTTTTACCACGTTAAAAATGTGcggtaggttttttttttctaaatgcTGTATTCTGTATTATTTAAACGACATAATACAATAAGAAAAGAACACATGTCGCAGTTCGATTCaagtttgagaatttttcgacaTGGCACccataatttattacaaaaaaaaaaaaaaggagcgAACAgcatgaaaaaagttttcatagTATTCGGCAGTTTCGATTTTGTTGAACAATAAATCAGGGGTTAGAAAAATGTCGTATTCTTCCTTGAGGATTGCGAAAactttatatattatatcgaCCCTAAACCATTCATATATAGTATTTTTGTAACCCACACTGATCTTCTAAAGGCaaacattaataatatatatttatataaacacACATTACGATGTtacatgaaaaaatgatttacgAATTTCCATCGTGGCACTCTTGGAAAAGTTTGTTTGGGTTGAAAGAACGATTCAATTCGAAGATGAGCCATCTACGTCACGTCTAAGCTGGCGCACATccgatttttcacttttttttaaaaaaaagtcacttTTAGAAAAGTCAAGATCATTTTTACTGCTCGGAAATCGCAGTGGTTTAAAGTGCGTGGCTGGTATCGTAAGAATACAAATTTCTAGTGCCGATTTACATTTTCCGTTTTAGAGGATCTAGCCAGCTATTGACAAAATATCTGTTTGCATCAAATATATGAAATCGTTAAATCGTAAGAGTTCGATTATCAAGCACCAAAATGACTGATCGGGATAGCGAATTTTGGTCATGCGTTATAAATTTATGCATTAAAGTACTACACAGCGATTAAtctgaataatttaatttcgatCACCGCTGGAATTACGCAACTTGGAGCGATGAGGCGATTGACGAAGGTAAAAGGCTTGATTCGGTTGATCAATCAGCAAAATAACCTTTGCCGACATTACGTGGTTGCGTGCCCAGCGTAATTGATCACGCCACGTCAAATTCCATTACGCGTGCtgcatattatataattaattattttcgtcaAAAGGTAGACACAGGGATGTGTTGCACTTTACGTGAGAACAACCAGACAAACAGGATTCGATAAATCAATGCAACCAACCGTAAACACACGGAAATGGATTGACCAATTTTTGGGTACATTTTCCAACTACTGAcgggaaattttcaatattgtaaAACGCGTTGTCGCGAAAACACAGATTGAATGACAAGCGGGATATTTGGGAATATTCATccgtatcaaaaatttttatttatccaaccaAGGCATCTAATCTAATCATGTATAATCTAATCTTATCCGATTTTGTACAGATTGAAGAGAAGAAGTACCGAGCgaaaggaaaattttaaatactaCAAAGTACAATATGATGTGACGCATCGGTTACTgatatcaacgaatttttattcagctgcAGTATCGAATAATGGAATTGTGACGAGTAGAGATGCCGATCGTTAATTTCCTCACCGGAAATACAAAACTGAAAATCGTCGATTGTAAATCGCTTGAACAGCTTATACCAAGCTTCTAAGATTGCAGTATAAAGTTAAACgatttgtttataattcacGAAGGAACAAACATTCGCCCCGCATGTTTTTGTTGTagccaaattgaaaatttacgtaCTGAATAAACCGGGCAATGTACGCGTATAATATATCCATGGGAATAAGTAAACCCCATAGAGCAGGGAATTCGTAATCAGATCTAGTCGATAGCTGAGGAGAGTCGTTGGCCGTAATTAGACTTCCGACGCATCTGCTACCGGTTCCACGAGACATATCGAGGCCACGAGCAGACCGCCACCCTTGGACTCATTATCACAGCTACCGAATTACAGAGGTCAGTCCGACTCTGGCTTTGGTCTTAATTAAGTTACGT
The Neodiprion fabricii isolate iyNeoFabr1 chromosome 1, iyNeoFabr1.1, whole genome shotgun sequence DNA segment above includes these coding regions:
- the LOC124188119 gene encoding pupal cuticle protein C1B-like — protein: MKSFAVFLIVGVAMSVANPVDVESIEPVKTTKVEDAVEPVDPSVRDKRTLLVGAAPYVAPVAYSAYAAPVAYTTYSSPYTSYPVAYSAYSAYPYYASSYYVV